The genomic stretch TCAATGTCTTAAGTGTTAAATACTGAAACGTTTTTTTAAGCGGTACATTACAGTAGAGATAGACTCGTGAAATGCCAGTAACGTTTGAGGCGATTTATGGCTGCTAATCTTGCTTCCAGTTCGAGGGTCGCGACACCAGCCGCACAAGATGCGGTAGCGCTACGAGAGGTTTTCGCATCGCTAACGGCTGAAAGTTGCCCGCTCACCTACAACTTCCACATGCACACGACGCACTCGGATGGACAGCTACATCCCGAAGCGCTCGCACAACAGGCGATCAACCTATCGCTCAAAGGATTTGCCATCACGGATCACCACCAGATCAACGGGTACAAAATGGCACAGCGATATCTAGAAACCCATCAGGTCGGTGCAACAGTTCCGCATCTATGGACAGGAGCTGAAATCACCTCCAGATTGCTTGAAACTGAAGTACACATTCTAGGGTTCGCGTTTGATCCGGAGCATGGCGCGATCGCGTCTTATTTGCAAGGCAGCGCACCGCGAGGAGAATGCGCTCAAGCTGCACGAGTGATTAGCGCCATTCATCAAGCAGGCGGAATTGCGGTGTTGGCGCATCCAGCGCGATATCGACGATCGGCAGATGAATTAATTCCAGCCGCAGCAATGGTGGGGATTGATGGGGTAGAAACGTTTTACGCTTATAACAATCCGAAGCCTTGGAAGTCTAGCCCCAAGGAAACAGAGCGGGTGACGCAGCTAAAGACTCAGTTTGGTTTGTTGAGTTCTTGTGGAACGGATACTCACGGAATGAGCTTGCTACAGCGTCTCTAGGCATTCAATCTCTAGGCATCTAATCTCTAGGCACTCAAACAGTGTGATAGTTAATTTCTGCGTCGAAACTGTTTTGAGAAATACTAAAGCTTGATAGGGTGGCAACAGCCTTTCATCACAATGGGTTATGTCTTCCCTTTTATCAGACGCTTCACAACGATTACAGCAAGCATTAAAGTACACCTCGCTTTCAGAGGACGCGATCGAGTCTTTGAAATCCGCAAAGGCATCGCTTTCAGTGTCGATTCCGGTGCGAATGGATGACGGGTCGCTGAAAGTGTTTCAGGGCTATCGGGTGCGGTATGACGATTCACGGGGCGCAGGTAAAGGGGGAGTGCGGTATCACCCAAATGTGACGCTGGATGAGGTGCAATCGCTGGCATTTTGGATGACGTTCAAATGCGCCGTGCTCAATTTGCCGTTTGGGGGGGCGAAGGGTGGCATTACGGTTAATCCAAAAGCCTTATCACGGCTTGAGCTAGAGCGCTTGAGCCGGGGATATATTGACGCGATCGCCGATTTTATTGGGCCGGATGTGGATATTCTGGCTCCCGACGTTTATACAAATGCAATGGTGATGGGCTGGATGATGGATCAGTACAGCATCATTCGGCGGCAGAATACTCCGGGTGTGGTTACAGGCAAGCCGATCGCGATGGGGGGCAGTTTGGGACGAGATACGGCAACGGCAATGGGTGCGTTGTTTGTGATCGAGGCAATGTTACCTAAGTTTGACAGAAAGCCCCAAGACACCACGATCGCAGTGCAAGGATTTGGGAATGCGGGAGCGACGATCGCAGAATTGCTGCATCGGGCTGGATATAAAGTGGTTGCAGTCAGCGATTCTAAAGGTGCAATCTATTCCGAAGCTGGACTAGATATTCCCAGCATTCGCCAACACAAAAATGAAACTCGCGCTCTGCAAGCGGTGTACTGCGAAGGTAGCGTCTGCACGGTGACCGAGCACGATCGCATCACCAACAAAGAACTGCTTGAACTGGATGTCGATGTGCTGCTGCCGGCTGCGTTAGAAAATCAGATCACCGAAGCAAATGCGAACAACATCAAAGCAAAGCTAATCTTTGAGCTTGCGAATGGGCCGATCACCTCTGCTGCCGATGCGATTTTAGAGCAGAAAGGAATTTATGTGTTTCCAGATATTCTAGTTAATGCGGGCGGTGTCACTGTCAGCTATTTTGAATGGGTACAGAACCGCAATGGCTTGTACTGGACATTAGGCGAAGTGAATCAAACGCTCCAGCGCAAGATGGTTGAGGAAACAGAGTGCATTTGGTCGATCGCACAAGAACTATCGATTCCCGTCCGAACGGCTGCCTATGTTCATGCCCTGCAACGATTGGGAGAAGCTCTCGATGCCAAAGGGACTCGCAACTATTACACCAGTCGATGAACGACACGCGCCCTTCTCAGGGCGCGGTTTCAGGCATAGTTCTGCGTTAATTTGAATGCTTGCTTTGCGGAGCGCGTCCGAATAGATGCGTCAAGCTTGCAAATCGATCGCGAATCTCATCGCTCAGCATCTCCGATCGATACCGCCAGCCCCAATTGCCTTCTGCTTGCCCTGGTGCATTCATCCGGGCATCGGTTCCTAAGCCCATCAGGTCTTGCAGCGGAATGATAGAGAGTACGGCAACTGAACTCATTGCCACGCGAATCAAATCCCAGTGAATGCCTTGATGGCTAATGCAGCCAAGATAGTTCAATAAGTTATCGCGCTCATAGTCTGAAAGCTGCTCATACCAGCCGATCGTTGTATCGTTATCGTGTGTTCCGGTATAAACAAGACAGTTGTGTGGATAGTTAAACGGGAGATAGGGATTATCCGGAGCAGATCCAAAGGCAAAGTGAATGATCTTCATGCCTGGAAACTCAAACTTGTCTCTCAGTTGTTCTACTTCGGGAGTGATTACACCCAGGTCTTCAGCTAAGATTGGCAGCTTACCTAACTTGCGATCGAGCATCTGAAAAAACAACTCTCCTGGTGCTTCGACCCAGTTTCCATTTATTGCCGTTTCTTCACCCTGCGGCACTGCCCAGTAAGCTTGAAAACCGCGGAAATGATCAATCCGAATCCAATCGACTAAATCTAACATGGCTTCAAAGCGCTGCACCCACCACTTGAAGTCAGTCTTTTCAAGGTACTCCCAATCATAGATGGGATTGCCCCAAAGCTGTCCAGTTGCACTAAAGTAGTCCGGTGGAACACCCGCCATCAGTTCGGGATGACCCGTTTCAGGATCAAGCCTGAAGTTTTGTGAGTTTGCCCACACATCCGCACTATCGTGCGCGACATAGATGGGAATATCTCCAATGATCTGAATCCCATTTTCATTTGCATGTTGTTTGAGCTTAATCCACTGCCGGAAAAACTCGAACTGGAGGTATTTTTGGTAGAAAATCTCGTCTTGTAAGCGTTCTTGAGCGTGTCCGATCGCTTCCGGCTTAAACCGCATCAGTTCCGGTTCCCACTCGTACCAGCTTTTCCCACCGCTTTCTTCTTTCAGCGCCATAAATAGCGCATAATCTTCGAGCCAGTAGGCTTTGCGAGTACAGAACTCAGCAAACTCTCGTTGCTCAGATTCACGATGCTTGAAGGCTTCACAAGCTTTGCGCCACAACGGAGCTTTCGTCGCATAAACGCGATCGTAATCCGTTCCATTCAGCCAGAACTCCGGCAGATTGGCAAAGTCTGATTCTTCTAATAATCCCCGATCGCGCAGCGCTTCTAGGCTAATCAACAACGGATTCCCTGCCATTGATGAATACGAGGCATATGGTGAATTTCCATAGCCTGTTGGCCCAAGGGGCAACACTTGCCAATACTGCTGATCGCTCTGCACCAAGAATTCAATAAAGCGATGAGCTTCAGCTCCCAACTCACCAATACCAAATCGACCAGGGAAACAGGTAGGATGCAGCAAAACGCCGCTCGATCGTTTCAAAGACATAAAATCAACGCGAGGAAAAGGCTCCCAGAACTGTAACATAGAGCGAAAAGCGCAATCTCTGCCGAAAGAAGAATCAAGATTTATTCGGAAAACGTAAACTTTCTATGGCTCATCGCAATCCTGCTCCCACCGTGGACATCATTATCGAATTAATCGATCGTCCTCATCGTCCGATCGTCTTAATCGAACGCCTCAATCCTCCCCACGGTTGGGCAATTCCCGGTGGATTTATTGATTACGGCAATTCTGCTGAAACGACTGCACACAACGAAGCGATCGAGGAAACCGGACTCGAAATCGAACTGGTGGATCTGCTGGGTGTGTATTCTGCTCCCGATCGCGACGAGCGCCAGCACACGATGAGCGTTGCTTATATTGCGACTGCTAAAGGCAATCCCAGAGCGGGAGACGATGCGAAAACCGTGCGCGTGATCAACATTTGGGAGATCCCACCAAATTTATGCTTTGATCACGATCGCATTTTGCACGATTATTTACAGTACAGAAATTATGGAATGCGTCCAAAGCCCCTATGAACAAACCAGTGAAGAAAGTAATTCGGACTGATGCGGCTCCGGCTCCGGTTGGCCCCTACAATCAAGCGATCGTCGCTCAAGGATTAGTCTTTGTCGCGGGGCAAATCTCGCTTGATCCTAGAACGGGCGAGATTGTCGGTGCGGGTGATATTGTGGCGCAAACCGATCGAGCCTTAACCAGCATGAAGGCAATTCTAGAGGCGGCGGGTTCGTCGATGGCAAACGTCGTAAAGACGACGGTGTTTCTGAAAGATATCAATGATTTTGCAGCCATGAATGCGGTGTATGCCAAGTATTTTGAGGAAGAAAGTGCGCCTGCTCGAATTTGTGTGGAAGTCGCACGATTGCCCAAAGATTTGTTGGTTGAAATTGACTGTATTGCAAGCGTAAATAATTAACGGCTTGTCGGTAGGGACGTTCTCACGGAATAGCTCTACAGTTAGAAAACGCGATCGCTGCTTTCTCAACGAGCAAACGATCGCGCTTGATTCGACTAATCCGGCATACTATTCGGTCAAATGGTGTTAAGACTTCTCGACGACTTGAGCGCCGTGTCCGCGTGGATCGCTTGGTTTGGCGCTTGATTTGGTGCTGGCAGGTGAGGAAAACGCCGAAGTTTGTCCGATGCTTTGGGCGTGGGGAAGTTCTGTGCCCATCGATAACGCAATCAAATTCTCTTCTACGATCGATCGCGGTTGCTCACCAATCGCTTGAGCGATCGCATTCCCTGTTTGATCCATATAAACAAAGTGCGGAATGCCATCGACGCGATAATGCAGAATTTCGGGCAGCCACTTGTCGTTATCCACATTCAGCATGACGAAATTCACTCGATCGCCATAGCTATCTTTGAGTGATTTTAGCTCTGGAGCCATTGCCTGACAGCTTGTACACCAATTAGCATAAAACTCCATCAGTGTCGGTTTGCCGTTGGTTAAGGCAACTTCTAGTGGTGTAGAAGCAGCAGACATTTCATTCAGCGAAACGCCTGTCGTTTGAGTGCGGAGTCCAAGCACCATCGCAACAGTAAGCACGATCGCGCTAATCACAATCAGAAAATTGCGGACACGAGCCGCGATCGGGGTTGAAGATTCCATAGCGTTTGTGAGTTCCTATCTTGCTTCTTTCAGTGTACCGAGATTACTGCGTCGGCGAATTCACAAAATCCCATTCCTTCCGGCTGCGTGGTGATGTAGGTTGGTAAGTGCTTTAGTTGCGTTTGATAGTGCTGAATGTTGGCAACTCCGATCGACATTGAAAACTGAGACGCATCAAATAAACTTTCATCATTTGGACTATCGCCAACAGTTGCAACTTGCTTCAGGTTGTACTGAGGAAATCGATCGCTTAAAACCTTTAATAGTCCCTGTGCTTTGTCTTGTTGCAGTCGTTTAATGTGACATTGAACATTGCTATAAGTGAAGCCAAAACCACGTTTTTGACAGAGCAAGCTTAATTGATTAAGGTCTGAAACTGCTAACCCAGCAACATCAAATGTCCAATCGGTAAGACGAAACGCATTATCACTGGATTCTTGAATCTGTGGAAACTGCGATCGTAGTTCTAAAAACATTTCTGCTAACTTCTGGCGATGCACTTTCAAGTCCGCGATCGGCACTAATAATTCTTGTGTTTCACCTTGATAAAACAATCCGCCGTTTTCGGCGATCGCCCCTACGATCGGTAAGTAATGGACTAAACCATTCACCCAACCCGCTGATCGTCCAGTTACAATCAGCACCGCAACTCCGGCTTGATTCAGCCGATCGAAGACTTGTAACAGTTGAGGCGTAAATTTTTGACTGATGGTTAACGTTCCATCCATATCAGTTGCAATGAGTTGAATTGACTGCAAATCGGGAGCGCTACTGAGCGGAATCATCGTTAGCTGCCTCGCATTGACTCCTTAATTCTTTCATGTTGTAGAAACACTGAAATATTTACTCTGGTTTCTGGGCACTCTGAAACCGACGATTCTCGCCCTGAAAAAGTCCTATGTCACCTCACGCTTATCCCCTGCTTGCTCAAGCTGCTGTCAAAACTCAGCCCGCACCTAAGCCACAAGTTCAAACTGGGGCAAACATTTGGATGACGACTTCGGGGGCGCTGTTTTTGATGCTTGTTGTGTTAGGAATTCTCTCCACAATCCAAGCTAGTAAGCTGAAAAAACAAGTGAAGTTTGAGATGCTCAAAAATCGCGAGTATCAGAAAAAATTGAAATATGCGGTAGAAACGATCGGCAAAATGGAGCGCAACCCCGATCTGATTCACTCGCGCGAATTTAACCTCGATTATCTCCGGATGCGAATGGCGGAAGAAGTGTTTCACTTTGCGATCGTCAATCAAATTAAGATCCGCGTTAAAGATAAAATCACGGTCGCCCTGCGTCCGACCCAAGCCAATCAAGGCGAAATTGGCATTGCCAGCACAGGTCGCCAAGTCGATGAAATCTTTGACGTGCTATACAAAACAGGTGAGACGGCACAATCGACTAGAGTTTTGTTCCGCATTCAAATCAAGATTCTGAAGCTTCCAACTCAGCCTACTTCAGTCACCATTAATCAGATTATTGATTGCTTTGAAACCTTCCTCAGCCCAACCCACGAGAATGATACGTGGCAACCTGCGGTACAAGGCAGAATTGCCAATATGCGCTGGGATCAAAACGCTAAACCAACGCCATTGCTGGTGCTAGAGCAAACGCAAGAAGGCTCAAACGTGACGTTTAGAACGACTCGCATGG from Cyanobacteria bacterium FACHB-DQ100 encodes the following:
- a CDS encoding NUDIX hydrolase is translated as MAHRNPAPTVDIIIELIDRPHRPIVLIERLNPPHGWAIPGGFIDYGNSAETTAHNEAIEETGLEIELVDLLGVYSAPDRDERQHTMSVAYIATAKGNPRAGDDAKTVRVINIWEIPPNLCFDHDRILHDYLQYRNYGMRPKPL
- a CDS encoding RidA family protein encodes the protein MKKVIRTDAAPAPVGPYNQAIVAQGLVFVAGQISLDPRTGEIVGAGDIVAQTDRALTSMKAILEAAGSSMANVVKTTVFLKDINDFAAMNAVYAKYFEEESAPARICVEVARLPKDLLVEIDCIASVNN
- a CDS encoding thioredoxin fold domain-containing protein — encoded protein: MESSTPIAARVRNFLIVISAIVLTVAMVLGLRTQTTGVSLNEMSAASTPLEVALTNGKPTLMEFYANWCTSCQAMAPELKSLKDSYGDRVNFVMLNVDNDKWLPEILHYRVDGIPHFVYMDQTGNAIAQAIGEQPRSIVEENLIALSMGTELPHAQSIGQTSAFSSPASTKSSAKPSDPRGHGAQVVEKS
- the malQ gene encoding 4-alpha-glucanotransferase; the encoded protein is MSLKRSSGVLLHPTCFPGRFGIGELGAEAHRFIEFLVQSDQQYWQVLPLGPTGYGNSPYASYSSMAGNPLLISLEALRDRGLLEESDFANLPEFWLNGTDYDRVYATKAPLWRKACEAFKHRESEQREFAEFCTRKAYWLEDYALFMALKEESGGKSWYEWEPELMRFKPEAIGHAQERLQDEIFYQKYLQFEFFRQWIKLKQHANENGIQIIGDIPIYVAHDSADVWANSQNFRLDPETGHPELMAGVPPDYFSATGQLWGNPIYDWEYLEKTDFKWWVQRFEAMLDLVDWIRIDHFRGFQAYWAVPQGEETAINGNWVEAPGELFFQMLDRKLGKLPILAEDLGVITPEVEQLRDKFEFPGMKIIHFAFGSAPDNPYLPFNYPHNCLVYTGTHDNDTTIGWYEQLSDYERDNLLNYLGCISHQGIHWDLIRVAMSSVAVLSIIPLQDLMGLGTDARMNAPGQAEGNWGWRYRSEMLSDEIRDRFASLTHLFGRAPQSKHSN
- a CDS encoding HAD family phosphatase, which gives rise to MIPLSSAPDLQSIQLIATDMDGTLTISQKFTPQLLQVFDRLNQAGVAVLIVTGRSAGWVNGLVHYLPIVGAIAENGGLFYQGETQELLVPIADLKVHRQKLAEMFLELRSQFPQIQESSDNAFRLTDWTFDVAGLAVSDLNQLSLLCQKRGFGFTYSNVQCHIKRLQQDKAQGLLKVLSDRFPQYNLKQVATVGDSPNDESLFDASQFSMSIGVANIQHYQTQLKHLPTYITTQPEGMGFCEFADAVISVH
- a CDS encoding Glu/Leu/Phe/Val dehydrogenase, with amino-acid sequence MSSLLSDASQRLQQALKYTSLSEDAIESLKSAKASLSVSIPVRMDDGSLKVFQGYRVRYDDSRGAGKGGVRYHPNVTLDEVQSLAFWMTFKCAVLNLPFGGAKGGITVNPKALSRLELERLSRGYIDAIADFIGPDVDILAPDVYTNAMVMGWMMDQYSIIRRQNTPGVVTGKPIAMGGSLGRDTATAMGALFVIEAMLPKFDRKPQDTTIAVQGFGNAGATIAELLHRAGYKVVAVSDSKGAIYSEAGLDIPSIRQHKNETRALQAVYCEGSVCTVTEHDRITNKELLELDVDVLLPAALENQITEANANNIKAKLIFELANGPITSAADAILEQKGIYVFPDILVNAGGVTVSYFEWVQNRNGLYWTLGEVNQTLQRKMVEETECIWSIAQELSIPVRTAAYVHALQRLGEALDAKGTRNYYTSR
- a CDS encoding PHP domain-containing protein, giving the protein MAANLASSSRVATPAAQDAVALREVFASLTAESCPLTYNFHMHTTHSDGQLHPEALAQQAINLSLKGFAITDHHQINGYKMAQRYLETHQVGATVPHLWTGAEITSRLLETEVHILGFAFDPEHGAIASYLQGSAPRGECAQAARVISAIHQAGGIAVLAHPARYRRSADELIPAAAMVGIDGVETFYAYNNPKPWKSSPKETERVTQLKTQFGLLSSCGTDTHGMSLLQRL